ctctttctcttttttctttctacttttttttccttccgtTACTAGTTTTCTTTTCTCCCATCGTTACTAGTTTTTTCCCTcttatttatttaattatttttcttctattccTAAGTAGATGGTTCCTTTTATTGTCTAACCTGTATCATTCTTCTTCGTTTTCTATATGAACATAAATTCACAATTAATTCTTTAGCCAAGGAGCGTATCTCacatgtttgtttttttttctttttttctttttcattcttTTTCCTTCCACTTTTCCCTTGCATTctttcattttctttccttctgttatttgtttttttctctcttttaatatgtttttcttctatttgctttttcccttttttattttcaattttgttccttattTTACATTGAATTGTATATATATTTGGCTGTATTGTAGATGTATTTATCTTTATTTTATCTACATGTAACTAATTGTTCGCAATGCCAAATTATTTGTTctctttgtagattaaattgttccatAATGTTGACCCGTTTGTTCGCGACATTCAGTTTTCATTATTTACCCTGTACAATTCAATATCCGCGATGTGTAACATTTTGTTCgttgtatattattatttgttcgttaaATTTGTTCGTGTTCTTAAAATATTTATTCCCAGTTTTAAAAATTAAGTAtttattattttaaaaatattttaaaaaatattatgaaaatataggcatgtgtggtcttattttgaagatcttatcataagaaagataatggttatatttaaatttaatttggatactCGGTTTAATGgttatagttttttttagttTACGATTCCCATGCATGTGAGTGATGTCAGCATTTTTGTTTACTTTTGCATGGATGCACAGATTCCCTCCTATTAGCGCCTATTCCTTTCTATTTAATAGGCCATGATATACACGTAGTCAAATGTAAATGGGCCAGCCTAAAATTACTAAGACTACCGCCCAAATCCATATAGGTCTTGTTTGGGAGAGCTTTTCTGAAACTCGCTTATTAGCTGAGCAAGCTTATCTGATAAGCCACGATATGGAGAATTTGATGTCCAGGTGTTTGGCTGTCCtgattattgctggtagattaTCTGAGCAAGTTTTgcgtttttttttgaagtagtGCTCCAAAATACTGAAAATTACAACAATTAATTAACCTTTGAATTTCCACTGCACAAAGTAGTAACAAGATTTCAACTGCACTAATTTCCACAAAGTAGGAAGCGCTGCCTGCTCGTTTGATGGAGGCGTCGGGGCTTCTCGGCGATGCAGGGAGGAAAGAAGGAGAGGGTGGCGCTGGCTGCTCGCTTAAGGGAGGCGCTTGGGCTTCTTCGGGTCCTCGATGCAGGAAGGGCGACGATACTTCCTGGCCAGCGGCGCAGCAGGGAGGAGGGCCGGGCGCAGGCGCGCAGCAGAGTGGGGAGGGCAGGCGGGCGTTGCAGGGAGGAGAGGGCGGCGCAAGCACGAAAACAGGGAGGagtgggcggccggcggcaaggaGGCATGGCTGGGCCGGTGGCCGGCGCTAGGGAGGAGGGGAGCTTGATGCCCAGATCCGGtcgggggtgggggaggggaggaATGAGGGGCTAGAAAAGCGAGAGTAAAGCAAGGCTAGACTTGCGTTTCGATAAGCAGTGTTGACGAGGATTATTTCGCGGTGGCGTTCCAAATAAACGACTTGGGAAGCAAGGCGTTTGACGGGATTTTTTTTGCTTATTCTGCTTATAATCTAAACATAAGCGTTCTCAAATAGGGTCATACTTTCGCGCGACGGTTTGCGGATTTATCACTTGAAGTGATGGATAATGGCACCCCCCCTCCCACCCCGCGTCCCCGCGTCCCCCGTCGGTCCACCATGCAGAAGGAGAGCACCTCGAAAAGCATCCAACCTCGTGTCTTCTGCAGCCACCACCTTCACCATTTGATATGACCTCTCGGCCTAGCCGCTGTGAGGCCTCACGCTCCCATCCCCATCCAACTCTCACAACGACCCATCGTCTCATCCGGGTCGCCACCTTGCCCGCACGAAGGGGTGTCCATATATATCCAAGCTGCCTGTCTCTACACGGGGGTGCCGCACATGGCGGAGGAGCTGCCGCGAGGACGACACTTATCGGCAGGGGGCCCGGCCTCCCTGAGCCCCCAGGATTGGATTCGTCCCGCTTGTGGAAGCGATCCATTCATCCACTGTCAGTCTGTCACGGAGGACGTCAGGAATATAGATGGAAAATGCGATGATGATTTAACAACGATGCGATGGGTACGCGGGTGGGTAGCCAGGATATCAGTGAGAAAAAAACTTTTACATATAGGTAGAAACATCCTCTAGCTCTCAATTTCTATGGGGCTACTCTTCGTCCCACCTCCCTCGCCCCCATACTGACGGGTTTAGTGTGAGGAGTACGGTGGGCCTGATATGAGTgagaaatattttcaattatttttttattcttaCAGTATAGATCTTTACCTATTTCTAAGAAGTAGAATGATTTTTGCGGTGCTTTGATTTTTAGTCCGTCATCTCTCAATGACAGATGGGCCCATAAAAGACCTCCACCTATTACTGTTCGTCGAACATCAATCCGAGTCTGACGCGACCTCCAATTGGCATTCGCAGGTTCGGCATGCCACTGAGGTCATCGGAGAGAGGTACGCCGGTGGTGGCAAAGGCAGCGGCGTCGGCAGCTCCAATCTAATGCGAGCAGCGAGTCCAGCATCAAGCTCAGCGTGCCTCGTCATCCATGGTACTGGAGGTGGACTGCCTGAAGAAGCTGGAGGAAGACGGCCAAGGGTGAGTTGGTGGAGCTGAGGCAGAGGCAGGCTCAGATGGAGATGGGCAGATGGCCATGTCTAGCCTCAGCGTGCAGTTCAGCAGGGGCCTGGCCATCTTCTCCGGCCTCggcaaggggaaggaggtggctgTGGTCGGCGCTCCGGCTGCGGCCATTGGAGAAGACGAGTACAGTGGCCATGACCGGGTCCGCAACGACCGGTGGGACAAAAGCCAGTCCGAGAAGTGGATGGCGAGACTGGAGTACCTGCCGAGCTTGTCGGAGGCGCTGGCCATCATGATGATTGAGGATGACCTGGGGGGAGACGGGAAGGGGAGGAAGGCCAAGAACAAGCGCAAGAAGCAGAGGAGTGGGATCTCATTGGTCGGAAAACAGCCGGTTGGAAAAGTAGAACCAAATGGATCCTAAACAAGATTTTTCCCTTCAGCAAAATAATACCCGTTCATGATGACATCACTCTTGCGAATAATTCCTGATTCCATTTACTTTTCCAGAAATACCCCTTTTACCCTGAAATTTattctttttaattttaattttttatgtcATTTCCCCCCTCCCCCAAACTATGTTTTTTTAGCAATTACTGTTTTTATGTGACGGTCTACCTTGTGATTCTGTTTATAAAATGCTTGGTGTAATACTTATAATTTATTATGTTTATTTGCTTGAACATTTGTTATATGGTTGCTTTATTAGTTAGATAAAGAGCGACACATGTAATGTTAATTGGTCTAGGTTGAGCAATATTTTCCATTGCAACGCACCAGCATACTTGCTAGTAAGATATAAATCCTATTGGTCACAACAGACAACATATCATTGGAATGCTTTTATTGCAGCCCGACATACGAACGTTTTCTTGTTGGAACAAGCACTTGCCGAGCTAGCCTCGAAACTGTACTGTTTCTTCTGCTTCGCCATCAGCACCCGCTTCCAGTGTCACGTTCTGCATTGTCTCATTGAAAACGTAAGCGCAAACGATGAAGTAGACCAGGTCCAAGGCGCCAAGAACTGCGAGCAATAGGTAGTAGCAGTCGTAGCGACCCAGGTTCAGGTCGTCGGAGATCCACGGGACCACCCCACCCCTGCCGGTGACCACGTTCACGAACTTGAGGATCACGGTCCCCATGATGCTCGCAACTCCGCCGCCGAAGAAGAGCAGCACCAGCACGAAGCTGCCCATAGACTTGGGGAGCACCGCGTAGTAGAACTCGATCTGCGCAATGCTGCCGAACGCATCCGCGAGCCCCATGAGCACGTACTGGCATGGGGCGCCAGCCACACGCATGACATCCGCAGTGCTCCATGCCTGGCCGTCGCCTCCCTCCTGCGAGCCTCCACTGCCGACGCCACCGCCATGGACACGACGGCCAGAAACAAGCCGATGCCCATGCGCTGTTTCAGCTTGAGCACGCGTTGCCGCCCCGTGAACCCCCTGAGCAGGGGGAGTATGTAGGAGTCGTAGTAGCCTGACCACACCCTGAAGGTCATGATCTCAATGATTAAGATGGAGCCTGCTGGTATCTGGAATCTCGTTGTGCCGATATGACGATCCATGGTGGCTGCTTGCAGAACCCCGAATGAGGAGCTCTGCAGCACGAACGTCATCACCATGGCTGACCACATGGGCATGACGCTCAGAGCTGCCTTGAGGTTCTCTACTTGCTCCACTTTGCAGGTGCACCGTtgtaacacccaggtgttaatcatCTTTACATAAGGCTAATTACAACCGTTAAATTCCAAATGAACATGACAAACCTGTAGGTAAATTCTCTATCAGTTTTGGGCTGGCTCAGATTGGACCAGTTCGACCGGTCGGggtgaccagtcagaccggttgaacccGGCTGGTGTGGGGCAAGTGGCCCCACAGCATTTAAACCACTCGTCTCTTTCTCACCAactcactcatcctcaccacGCCCAGCTCCCTCTCTCCCCGAGCTTCCCTCTCCCAAACCCTCTCTCCCAAAAATCCCTCACCCCAAATCCATTCCAAGGCTTGGGGAAGCTTCAATCAGCGTGATGGATCATCTTCTCCACGATTCCCTCCTTGGGGTGCGGTGGATCCAAGTTCTTAGCAAGGGGAAAAGCTCATCCAAGGTATTCTAGCTTGTGATGGTTTGATCTCTCGTTCTAGATGATTTAAGGTGATTTCCTCCGGTCAAGCAACTCCATTTACGTCCCTGCACTAGATCCTAGGTGGGTTTTGATtttggtg
This sequence is a window from Panicum virgatum strain AP13 chromosome 7K, P.virgatum_v5, whole genome shotgun sequence. Protein-coding genes within it:
- the LOC120640094 gene encoding protein NRT1/ PTR FAMILY 1.2-like, coding for MVMTFVLQSSSFGVLQAATMDRHIGTTRFQIPAGSILIIEIMTFRVWSGYYDSYILPLLRGFTGRQRVLKLKQRMGIGLFLAVVSMAVASAVEYVLMGLADAFGSIAQIEFYYAVLPKSMGSFVLVLLFFGGGVASIMGTVILKFVNVVTGRGGVVPWISDDLNLGRYDCYYLLLAVLGALDLVYFIVCAYVFNETMQNVTLEAGADGEAEETVQFRG